Within Myxocyprinus asiaticus isolate MX2 ecotype Aquarium Trade chromosome 18, UBuf_Myxa_2, whole genome shotgun sequence, the genomic segment acagtggcctcaaaaagtaaaattctctcatcatttactcaccctcatgccattccagatgtgtatgactttcagaagcatatctcagctctgttggtccttacaatgcaagtgaatggtgatcagacatttgaagctccaaaaaaggagataaagtcaggaTAAACATAATcaatcagactccagtggtttaatcaatgtcttctgaagcaatccagttcaatttggttgagaaaagaccaaaaaaaataactattttcataataaaccttgacatcagcagtatcactggcaatcatgatttcaagctcgattacacttcctacagttccatctagcgctctgcgcatgcatcaagaactgggaagtgtaatcgagctcaAAATCATGTGAAGATGTACAgttaaaaaagttatattttggtctgttctcacccagattgaactggatcgcttcagaaaacatggattaaaccactggagtctgactgattatgtttatgctgactttatctcattTTTGGATCTTccaaggcctgatcaccattcactgtcaatCTGCAATAGTTATGTCGTTCAGCGAACGTATCCTTTTGATCCGATTCGTAGAGCTTTTGGTGGATCACCTAAACTGTATGGGATGATTTTGTTTAGAAGTAAAACTGGAATGGGATCAGAGTTGatactgggaaaatgtttaaattaacattagtATAAATATTGGCAACACTATTGTTAGTGACATTCTTGCTAACAATAATGTtggaacaataaacaatatttgacACAATCTAAATAGCCTAATAGTAAAAATACTGTGATAAATAGCcattttaatacaaatgtttACCTTAAATGTTGCACAGAGATTTCAAAGACttctattttttaattaaatgaatccTCCGAACAAAATCCCCAATGCaaatctccaaacaaataatattcaaccttttctcagaacttaaTTTGCTTTTCCGAGCCGTTTTTGCtattttaaccaactggtgtcacagtgatttttagtggctgaataaagtcagttcctctcaagttcacaGGTGGACTTCAGCACATGAACTATAAACAAGTTCCACTAAAGCCTGACAACCACAAAGTgtcaatatattttacatttgcatagTATATCTATTGGTTTATCGTTCCAAACCTAACCACGTTTTTGTGTGTGATAAGTTTGCCGTGAAAAGCGTGCTTGTTTGATGTTTCTTCCAAATAGATGAGACTTGGTTTGACATTTTATCATCTATTGCAATGACATCAATACATTTCAAAGTGTAGCTTAAATGTCCAAATCCTTTTTGTGCCCACTGATGCTCCCCTTTGATTCAATGAACATATATTTTCCCACAATTTAAATATCAACCGTGTTTATTTCCATCATATCTTAAATTTTTACCGTCACCaaataaaattgcttataaaaGATGCAGACCAAGCCCAGCCCTGGATTAAGTTTGTCTAGATGGTTAATTAATATCAAAACACCACCAGATCCCAACGTCAGGATTCAGTTTTTAGGACACATAGAAACATTGTTCAGACTGAAATACAAGGAACTGCAGTTATAGCGATTATATATAGCTGCTGTGGCTTATTCTGTAAATGTTTCTTCAACGTTAATGTCTGTTGTGGACAAATCCTCTACAACAAAAGTCATTTCAGACCCTGGAATTGGGTCATTTTGCCCTGTAGCAAGTGCTTCTGCTGAAATGTCCTGTTTTGGAGAAAGATGGGCATCAGAAGTTGTCTCGGGCTCTTCTGTAAACGTGTCTCGTTTAGGAGGTACAGGCTCTTCTGGAAGCTTTTCTTCAGTAGGTTCGGGTTTGATTGCAGGCAAGGGATCTGATTCAGCTGTAGTCAAATTGCTCAGATCAGCACAGATGTCCAGAACTGATGTCATGGGCTCTTTTTTGGGCAGAACAAACTCTAGTGGCTCCAGAACCATGTTTACATCGATGCAACCAAGACTGCCGAACTTATAAACCTGGGTTGGAGGGACACCTGGAATGAAAATAGGAGataaatacagttatatttaccttgatttttctttgttttcatctCAAGACAAGCAtgcacacttttgtccacttggttatcaAGTACACCAACTTTTTAAAAAACTTTGTTAGGGGCAAAATTATTTGgtgtggaaatgacaccacaaatgTGAGACAAAAATTaacagaaatcattttcacacattaagtattgaaatggtttatgtttattacactctttgtttagattgtcATCGTTTTAAACaagtaatggattttcatagtttaatattgaaagtctgggtctacgACAaggcaaaacaataaaaaaggcatttaaaaaaacaaataaaatttaatttaaatgaggtagaccgatatatcggtttttaccgattaattggagCCGATAGtcactttttggaactatcggttatcggcaaaaatctatgccgatagttgccgatagtttttcgtcatttcaaaataagagtccctggtgtgtttccgGCTTGTTTACACTTAAAAGTCCCtctttatgcaccaaatcttaatttttttctggttattattcaaattttggttgaacaaaatactgcatctgggattttatttattttggactctttgtctttgcctgcCATAGTAAAGAATGATATATTCTATAAATCGCTTTTAAAACTTAGCGGTTAtaagcctttcccaccacctcagttatcggtatcggcaaaatccactatcagttgaCCTCTAGTTTAAATtggaccttcatataacaaaaattcaaaaaagctgaaatctgtatattttaatcaaaatcaccGCCTTGGACATGAAACTGCCCGCATTATAAGGAATATGGTAATTTTTCTACCGTTTAAAATGTGGGACAAATGTATCAATATTGCAGATATTTACCTAGTATAAGAGCGAGCTGGGCTGGAGGAAACAAAACTTGCAAACATCGGTTCAAGAAAGGCACCATGTCCTCAGCATATGTCGAACAGAACTGAACAAAAAACTCCCTTTCTCGGCTGCTGAAGGCGGATTCTTCGGCTCGGTGGAAAACCAGGATCAGCTTGGTCACCTGATGAGATCAGAACAATATTATTGCATCAGATAATGTCAATGAACAGCCCCAAAAAGTACACCAAAGACAcacttttataatttaaaatctacccaacaaattattttattgtgaaatgtttggctatctttctttaaaataatttgatattttgttatctaatgcaatgaaaatgcatacattattaagtgtgccttaagtgttcaaatactttttggggcaactgtatatttattacaaaatattgagTGAGTCCAAGTCAATCAATCTTCTTAATTATGCTCAAGAGTTACATGCTAACCTAAATcaaaggaatgttctgtgttcaatacaagttaaggtcattCGACAGCATATggggcataattttgattaccataaaaaaaaataaaaatcaacatcctttttaataaaaaaaaagaaaggaaaaaaaagagcTAAAATTATGGTTACAgcgaggcatttacaatggaagttaatggggccagatcataaacattaaaatacccgctgttttaaaagtatagccacaagatgtaaacattatatgttaacatgattttagagtgataaaatcgcttactaaccttatccgTGTAAAGATACATCcgatattacaacttcgttgtcatcaCGACAACACTGGAAAaccctgtaagcgattttatcatactaaaatcatgttgaacagagattttatcacacaaaagtcatgttaacatgtataatgttaacattttgttcctatacttttgaaacaatgtgtatattaatgttaatggattggccccattcatatacattgtaagtgcctcactataaccatgatctttgcttttttttgtcTTATATAAACAACAGACAAATCGAAATAATTTTCTTTGGTAATCAATATGATGatacaaatgctgccgattgagctaaacttgtactgaaccaggaacattcctttaactaatAAAAATCCTTCAAATTCTACATTCCCTTTCCATATACTGTACCTTTATAAGGGCTTCCTCAACACATTTGCTAACTTCCTGCGCGAGTCCAATGGGGCAGCACAGTCTTAAGTCATTGAAGGCTGTTAGGACATTATTTAGGAAGCAGGCCAGAGGTGGGAAGTCCAACAGGGCCATGGGGGGCTGCAGTGTGCCTGGTTGGGTGCTTGGAGCCACTGAGGGAATGGTGCTTCCAAGTATCGTTGGAAGAGAAATCAGGGTATACAAGTTCATATCCTCTTGGAACTTGTCCACAGCTTCCTGAACAGCCTTGCGGAATGTATCAATGGAGACCCGCTGAAATATGGGGGCCAGCTGGCCACGGAAATCCACCCCGACCCGGCTAAACGAAAGGCCGAAATACATGCACTGGCCAAGCAGAGAGTCCAGGCGACTTCCCACACCACGCTGGAGGTCCCGATCCAGGGTCTCCATAAACTGCGCCGCCTGTTGCACGACCCAGCCATGAAAGATGGCGCTCTCGTTCAACATCTGACCACCAGGTGGCAGCAACGGATCCTCATCGGAGAAGATTGCGCGATATTGGGTGATGATGTCGAAGAGATGTACGCGACAGGTTTCAATGGTCTTGGTGATGTGGAAGTAAGGGTCGTCATCAGGGATCGCAACGAGGATAGAATGCAGCCAGCTTCCACGCGCTTGCAGGAACTTGACACGTAGCTCAGCTTCAGTGAAAACGTCCATTCTTCGCAGGTAGCCGATCACACGCAGGCACACTGGGAGCTGTGAATTGCTACGCAGTTGTTGAAGGAGTTGGTTCAGCATAAGCTGCGCAGACAGTCGAACTTCATGCACAATTccctaaatgaaaaacaaatgacatGAAAGGGATTAAAGCTAATGTGTGAAATGTCTCAATGTTTAAATCCCagagacaaaataatcatatgtTGACTtactgaagagtgtaaacacttcATATATTGTACCTGGATGACAGGAAGTGATGAATGTTTTTTCTCCAGCCTCTTGACATAAGCTGCCAGCTCCAGTGCCTCTTCATAGTATCCGTTACGCACACATGTGTCCATCAGTTGAGGAATCTCGAGAATCTCCAGGATCTCCGTGTGTCGATTCAGTGTTAGGCTGTTCATTCGCCTGCTCACACTGATCTCCTCGGCTTCCTTTATAAAACCTCTGCAAAAATAGAAAGAGAATTCACAAAGCAATTCTGATCATATTTTACAGTAAAGTATCCACCGCATGAACTGCAGATCTTTTAAGCATTTTATAATACAAAGGTTTTTGGTAATGCCTTttgaagttattataaagtgtctatgtataaaaatatataaagtatctatcactgtcttttctttctatctatctatctacagttgaagtcagaagtttacatacgccaaatacatttaaactcagtttttcacaattcctgacatttaatcgtagaaatcattccctgtcttaggtcagttaggatcactactttattttaagaatgtgaaatgtcagaataatagtagagagaattatttagttcagcttttatttctttcatcacattcccagtgggtcagtagttacatacactatgttagtatttggtagctttgcctttaaattgtttaacttgggtcaaacgttttgggtagccttccacaagcttctcacaataagttgctggaattttggcccatttctccagacagaactggtttaactgagtcaggtttgtatacctctttgctcgcacatgctttttcagttctgcccacaaattttctattggactgaggtcagggctttgtgatggccactccaataccttaactttgttgtccttaagccattttgccacaactttggaggtatacttggggtcactgtccatttggaagacccatttgcgaccgagctttaacttccttgcttatgtcttgagatgttgcttcaatatatccacataattttccttcctcatgatgccatccattttgtgaagtgcaccagtccctcctgcagcaaagcacccccacaacatgatgctgccatccccatatgcttcacagttgggatggtgttcttcagcttgcaagcctcatccttttcttccaaacataatgatggtcattatggccaaacagttcaatttttgtttcattagaccagcggacatttctccaaaaagtaagatctttgtccccatgtgcacttgcaaactgtagtctggcttttttatggcggttttggagcagtggcttctttcttgctgagcagcctttcagattatatcgatataggactcattgtactgtggatatagatacttgtctacctgtttcgtgcagcatcttcacaaggtcctttgctgttgttctgggattgatttgcactttttgcaccaaactacgttcatctctaggaaacagaatgcgtctccttcctgagtggtatgatggctgtgtggtcccatggagtttatacttgcgtactattgcttgaacagatgaacgtagtaccttcaggcgtttggaaattgctcccaaggatgaaccagacttgttgtggtccacaattttttttttttctgaagttttggctgatttcttttgattttcccatgatgtcaagcaaagaggcaccgagtttgaaggtaggccttaaaatacatccacaggtacacctccaattcagtacaactcctatcagaagctaattctctaattgtctaaaggcttgacatcattttctggaattttccaagctgcttaaaggcacagttaacttagtgtatgtaaacttctgacccactggaattgtgatatagtcagttaaaagtgaaacaatctgtctaaacaattgttggaaaaatgacttgtgtcatgcacaaagtatctGTCTTAAATGACTTTcaaaaactgtagtttgctaatatgaaatctgtggagtggttaaaaaaatgacttttaatgacttcaacctaagtgtatgtaaacttctgacttcaactgtatctctttttttatttatctgtctgtctgtctcttttttatctatctatcttttgttCTGTCTATCAATCTTTCTgtcttctatctatctgtctgtcttgacGTTCTGTCTATTTATCactgtcttttctttctatccatccatccatcctccctctatctctctctatcatctatctatcttttttaatctatcatctgtctatcactgtcatttctatctatctatcatctatcactCTTTGTCttttctatccatctatctatctatcgttctgtctgtctgtctggatgttttgtctatcactctttctgtcttcaATCTATCTATCTTGATGTTCTATTTATCACTCTGTctttatctatccatccatccatccatccatccatcctccctCTATCACTCTGtcgtttctatctatctatcttttttaaTCTATCATCTATCACTCTGtcgtttctatctatctatctatctctctctttatCATCTATCACTCTGtcgtttctatctatctatctatctctctctttatCATCTATcactctgtcttttctatctatctatctatctatctgtctgtcttactGTTCTGTCCATCTATCACTTCATCAGTCCATTTCCTGTTTCAACGTAAAGTTATAACACTAGTAAAGTGCTGACCTGCATTTCTCTCCAAAGCTGGGTAGTTTATTGAGTAGTTTAGACACACTGTTCTCCACTCTGCTGAAGTCAGTGTAGATGTGTTGTGTGCAGTCAGCTGTCCTGATGAAGGTTTTATAGTTACTGAAGGCCAGTTCTCGGGTCTGCTGCAGGATCTGAGCTCTCTCCTCCGACAGACGCTCCGGCTCACGGTTTAATTTATCCACACCATACGAGCTCAACTCCGATAAATACGTCGTGATGTCCGGATTCTCTCTCCAGTTGTCTGGAAAGCTGTCTTTAAAGATCGACGCCAAAATACTCTCATCTTCCACGTCTACGGTCGCCATGATCGAAAGAGGGTTGATTCGAAACTGAAcaataaactttatttaaaagGCATGAAGTCATAGATGTGCGACGAAACTCACAGCGCGTCGCCACGTGGTGTGTTCAGTGCGAATACTGCCGTGTTATATCAATACTTCAGGAACAACGAAATTATTACATTCATCATGCGTCCATTAACGGACGAAGAGACGAAAACTATGTTTGAAAAGCTCTCTAAATAGTAAGTGGCATCTTTAAATATTCTTACCAGCTTGTTTGATGTCCATTAAAGCGGCAACCAAGTTAAAATATAGAAATGCTTTTCGAATCATATTTGTGTTGTATATGGTGGCCTTACCAAGAGTATATAATTTTAGTGAATGTTATTCCTTATGTATCAAAACATCTAACTGTGTGTTTGAACAATGCAGTTTCAGTAGAAGACTAATTAGGCTAGTTCTAATTGATGATGACACATTTAATAACCAATCATCTCAATAGAAGCTTTATTCCAGCATCTTCCTTTTAATGGATGACATTTGGAAGTTACCTGGAATTTGATCTGGTCTCTTCCCCACAAATATTTATTAGCAAATAAGATAAGAGTTGCAGTTTAAAGTACTACATAAATGTTATATGTAAAAGTATGCTTTCAAAATATAGAGTTTACATGGTTTTCTTTTGTTATTGTGTTTCTGGAATGATTTGTGTTTTCACCTCAAATATTCTTTGCATATGGATCGACACTTTTAGTATTATTTTTTGTCTATTATGATGCTAATTCTCAGATAcagtcaattatttattttattcattaactttggaaagtttttttttttttttttgtggattacaATTTCTGGGTAACATCTATTTAATGTTAGGCACAAAATAAAAACCCCTGAAATGTCAACAATTATTATAATCTGTAACTGCTGCAGTTTATTTTGTAAGATGCTTTtggcattcattaaaaaaaatgcacacaaaaagctCAAATAATTATGTTGATGTAGCTTCATTGTTTTTGTGTACTTGTGTTTCCAGCATCGGAGAGAACATCAAACTTCTTGTTGATCGACCTGATGGAACGTACTGTTTCAGACTTCATAATGATCGAGTTTATTACATGAGGTGAGACTGTTTGTAAATCTCCCTGATATGATTGGTCTAATGATAATTAATGTAAAGTCTTATGTTATAGTAATCTTTATTTTTTTGAACTTTTCATCCTAGTGGGAAAATCCTGAAGTTGGCTACAAATATCTCCCGAGGTAAACTGGTATCAGTTGGCACATGTTTCGGAAAGTTTACAAAGACACAAAAATTCCGTCTGCACATCACAGCTCTCGACTTCCTCGCACCGTATGCCAAGGTACAGAGTCATTCTGATGATATATGTGTTCGTATATAAATGTATAGGTTTCTGTATATAAGTGCTTTATGTTATGGTCAGAAATGAATGTTTGCTTGTGGCAAAAAAATCCTCCGAAATTCAAAATGTAAGGACAAAAAAGTGCCATATATTAAACTGGCTCTTTTTTTTATTCCTaacatcaaatatatatatattgtcacaaTAAAAATGAGATTTAAATGTATAGGAACAACCTTACTGAATTAATttgtaatttactgtatattcataaattgatttgacataaaaggatgacacagTTTTCTTTTTTATGCCATCACAAAGGTAAAAATGCCCCTAAAAGTTAGATCCATCAGGCAAATATTGCCCCATAACAAAAAGGTTAATTTCTGATGCCTATATGGCACTATATACACTTGAACAGCTGCAATGTAAAATCACTGATTCACACATTACcggtcaaatgtttggacacacctactcattctttattattattaccgtTTTCCACTTTTTATAATAATGGTAAAGTcaccaaaactatgaaataacacaaatgaaagtttggaaattatgtagtgacaaaaaaataaatctatgtatatataaattaggGTTGCTACTTTGGCCCAGTAAAATTCCTGGAAACCTGATCAGTGAATGAAAAACATATTGCTAGCCATCATACAAGAAATAcaacatattatttatgattttttacTCCTTGTTTGATATGGAAATTATAGCATATATAACATAAtttaatcaaacaataacatcaatacactcaaaaaaaaacttttttttttagattcacatttcaatttcataaaacaattctatctataattatttttaacagaatacaatgttttttagtttattttgttaaagactactaaattcaatttgatgtaattttgttatgaaatttaaatttagtgtaattgtttatatatatatatacagttgtgctcaaaggtttgcataccctgtcagcaagtgtgacattttggcattgattttgaaaatatgactgatcatgcaaaaaaaactgtcttttatttaaggatagtgatcatatgaagccatttatcatcacatagttgtttggctcctttttaaatcataatgataacagaaatcacccaaatggccctgatcaaaagtttacatacccttgaatgtttgtccttgttacagacacacgaggtgacacacacaggtttaaatggcaattaaaggttaatttcccacacctgtggcttttaaaattgcaattagtgtctgtgtataaatagtcaatgagtttgttagctctcacatgcactgagcaggctagatactgagccatgaggagcagaaaagaactgtcaaaagacctgtgtaacaaggtaatggaaatttataaagatggaaaaggatataaaaagatatccaaagccttgaaaatgccagtcagtactgttcaatcacttattaagaagtggaaaatttggggatctcttgataccaagccaaggtcaggtagaccaagaaagatttcagccacaactgccagaagaattgttcgggatacaaagaaaaacccacaggtaacctcaggagaaatacaagctgctctggaaaaagacggtgtggttgtttcaagaagcataatacgacgatacttgaacaaaaatgagctgcatggtcgagttgccagaaagaagccttttactgcaccaatgccacaaaaaagcccggttacaatatgccgacaacaccttgacacacctcacagcttctggcacactgtaatttggagtgacgagaccaaaatagagctttatggtcacaaccataagcgctatgtttggagagggggcaacaagtattgtgctccttgaaacaaccacaccgtctttttccagagcagccagtatttctcctgaggttacctgtttttttgcatgatcagtcatatcttcaaaatcaatggcaaaatttatgcaagggtatgcaaacttttgagcacaactaatatatatatatatatatatatactttttttggtgtacaggtttaaaaaaaaaccattgtacatttaaactaaaggaattcaaataaatgtacataaacatttactcaaaaaaatattttcatatcaAATTTTCATCATATTTAATTGAGAAATCTTTTAGTCTTGAGTAACCTTTGAATTAagtaatattttaagttttactaaTCACAAAATTCAATGGAAATTTATGAAATTGTAATGTGTAAATCCAGGACAGATGGCCAAAAACCAGGACGATCCTGGAAAATCCTGAACAGGTGGCAAccctaatataaatatataatcttttcaaaatgtaatgcatCTTATGTATGTCATTGCAGTTTAAGGTGTGGGTGAAGCCTGGCTCAGAGCAGTCTTTCCTGTATGGCAATCACATCATGAAGTCAGGACTGGGCAGGATCACAGAAAACACAGTGCAGTACCAGGGAGTGGTGGTGTATTCAATGGCTGATGTACCGCTGGTAAAAGATTACTGTTTGAAAATGCTAAAGGTGGAAATACTGTTATCATGTGACAAGATGGAAGTTTCACAGCGTTTAACTGCACAGGTCATATTTATTAGGTGCTATTTTGTGAACAGTGACATAAACCTGGGAACCATCCTTAAAACAAAGATGTGCTTGAATTATTCAGCGAGTAGTGCAGCCTAGAGAATTTATACAGACTGTTTGTTTACATGTAACTGATTTTGACATTGCTAGTATGTGAATGTGTGACTAAAGAGAAAAGAGTATATTCATAGTACTGCATAAAACGTTGAGTATTTGAAAACGTAAAATTGTCGTCTCATTTCAGGGCTTTGGAGTCGCAGCAAAGACTACACAGGAGTGTCGGAAGGTTGACCCCATGTCCATTGTGGTTTTCCATCAGGCTGATATTGGAGAGTACATCAGAAGTGAAGACACACTGACATAAGACCATAACTCCAAAATTCACAGTGGACAGTTCATTTAATTTAGGCTATTGGGCAATATTTTACACATGTTTGGGAAGATCAGTATATAGTGCAGAATTTGTAATTTTTCAATGCATGGTTAGAGATCAAATTTATCCTTTCCTTGTATATGACCTTTTATTGACtttttctgtatgtgtgtatatatatacatatgt encodes:
- the LOC127456439 gene encoding conserved oligomeric Golgi complex subunit 8-like, with the translated sequence MATVDVEDESILASIFKDSFPDNWRENPDITTYLSELSSYGVDKLNREPERLSEERAQILQQTRELAFSNYKTFIRTADCTQHIYTDFSRVENSVSKLLNKLPSFGEKCRGFIKEAEEISVSRRMNSLTLNRHTEILEILEIPQLMDTCVRNGYYEEALELAAYVKRLEKKHSSLPVIQGIVHEVRLSAQLMLNQLLQQLRSNSQLPVCLRVIGYLRRMDVFTEAELRVKFLQARGSWLHSILVAIPDDDPYFHITKTIETCRVHLFDIITQYRAIFSDEDPLLPPGGQMLNESAIFHGWVVQQAAQFMETLDRDLQRGVGSRLDSLLGQCMYFGLSFSRVGVDFRGQLAPIFQRVSIDTFRKAVQEAVDKFQEDMNLYTLISLPTILGSTIPSVAPSTQPGTLQPPMALLDFPPLACFLNNVLTAFNDLRLCCPIGLAQEVSKCVEEALIKVTKLILVFHRAEESAFSSREREFFVQFCSTYAEDMVPFLNRCLQVLFPPAQLALILGVPPTQVYKFGSLGCIDVNMVLEPLEFVLPKKEPMTSVLDICADLSNLTTAESDPLPAIKPEPTEEKLPEEPVPPKRDTFTEEPETTSDAHLSPKQDISAEALATGQNDPIPGSEMTFVVEDLSTTDINVEETFTE
- the LOC127456444 gene encoding 60S ribosome subunit biogenesis protein NIP7 homolog, producing the protein MCDETHSASPRGVFSANTAVLYQYFRNNEIITFIMRPLTDEETKTMFEKLSKYIGENIKLLVDRPDGTYCFRLHNDRVYYMSGKILKLATNISRGKLVSVGTCFGKFTKTQKFRLHITALDFLAPYAKFKVWVKPGSEQSFLYGNHIMKSGLGRITENTVQYQGVVVYSMADVPLGFGVAAKTTQECRKVDPMSIVVFHQADIGEYIRSEDTLT